In one window of Amblyomma americanum isolate KBUSLIRL-KWMA chromosome 9, ASM5285725v1, whole genome shotgun sequence DNA:
- the LOC144105034 gene encoding uncharacterized protein LOC144105034 → MWMPYTGFPRNKAKFQSHNKQSRDHHSRVAFHTQSWTLVQGQQQQRQVFLGLLLLPEAPPSAYQASVTILRTTGGDEGIPAFRPATFHQRDYHISYGTTRLSTETTNASTRTSGPSSIKCGFAGSFGSGRGGNAKMSVTNPFAFFAQVSKRYGKSFRSNNVCLLLLPCPQPLCELLLNVIVSLRYQLLLGGDIEKNPGPIDQTISEQLKIIAEDIQEIKKGKAVTNQKLIAIEKKLEKISGLETQLTECARKVAELERNLATMTSKLDELENRSRRSNLIPYGVKEQEDETTDTLHETVTKTVFEDVLGITKTDIERIHRLGRPSKDNETRPRPIILKFLDYRDKLSILKQCSKLKDSGFSIGEDFSLAVMNVRKKLWDRTKEHRDRKEKVSLVYDKVKINGQLFMWDSESSDIVPVKPKNKDQNNTRKRITRSKRQ, encoded by the exons ATGTGGATGCCGTACACAGGCTTCCCGCGAAACAAGGCAAAGTTCCAG TCTCATAACAAGCAGAGCAGAGATCATCATTCTCGAGTGGCATTTCACACACAGAGCTGGACACTAgtgcaggggcagcagcagcaacggcag GTTTTTCTTGGATTGCTGCTCTTaccagaggcgccgccatcggcaTATCAAGCATCAGTGACCATTCTTCGGACTACTGGAGGCGATGAAGGGATCCCAGCGTTTCGACCCGCCACTTTTCACCAGCGCGACTATCATATCTCGTATGGCACCACGCGGCTATCAACGGAAACCACAAACGCATCGACACGGACATCGGGACCATCCAGTATAAAATGCGGCTTCGCCGGATCCttcggcagtgggcgcggcggcaacgccaagatgagcgtcaccaacccgTTCGCATTTTTCGCACAGGTGAGCAAACGTTACGGGAAATCATTTAGAAGTAACAACGTCTGCTTactgttgctgccgtgcccacagcCGCTTTGTGAATTGCTCTTGAATGTGATTGTGTCGCTCCGATATCAGCTTTTGCTTGGCGGTGATATCGAAAAAAATCCCGGCCCTATTGACCAAACGATTTCTGAACAGCTGAAGATAATTGCTGAAGACATTCAGGAAATTAAGAAAGGTAAAGCTGTAACCAACCAGAAGCTTATTGCAATAGAAAAGAAGCTTGAAAAAATTAGTGGGCTTGAAACGCAACTCACGGAGTGCGCCAGGAAAGTTGCGGAATTAGAACGTAACCTTGCTACCATGACCAGCAAACTCGATGAGCTTGAGAACAGAAGCCGTCGCTCTAATCTAATTCCTTATGGTGTTAAGGAGCAGGAGGATGAAACTACAGACACTTTGCATGAAACTGTCACGAAAACGGTCTTTGAGGATGTACTTGGAATTACAAAGACAGACATTGAAAGAATTCATCGTCTGGGCAGACCAAGTAAAGACAACGAAACTAGACCTAGGCCTATAATCTTGAAGTTTCTTGACTACCGAGACAAACTTAGCATTCTTAAACAATGTTCTAAACTAAAAGACTCCGGTTTCTCCATTGGAGAAGATTTTTCGCTTGCTGTCATGAATGTTAGGAAAAAATTATGGGACCGCACTAAAGAACAccgtgatagaaaagaaaaggtatcTCTGGTATATGACAAAGTGAAAATAAATGGTCAGCTCTTCATGTGGGATAGTGAGAGCAGTGACATTGTTCCAGTTAAGCCAAAAAACAAAGATCAAAACAACACTAGAAAGCGAATCACCAGGAGCAAACGTCAATAA